The following are from one region of the Mesotoga sp. UBA6090 genome:
- a CDS encoding histidinol-phosphatase HisJ family protein → MPVDLHNHSSFSPDSNTPMEEIVQEACTKGLKVVGISDHDDLDTSLPFNYRLRDLEGYLKNLSRLKENSRVKILSGLEVGLQSCARVPPEGDFDYFIYSVHGIPGTRDLDIENVWTLYLEEAIDAISEVEEPGFFGHIDFLRRYIPEHRPLDNDTLLNELLKRLIKTGIGIEINTSGWRYPYGEPSPQRWIIERYLSLGGRLITTGSDSHRREDVGSHIGDALLLLREIGIKEIFYCEKMNYVPFRIADC, encoded by the coding sequence GTGCCAGTAGATCTTCACAATCACAGCTCTTTTTCTCCCGACAGTAATACACCTATGGAGGAGATTGTTCAGGAAGCTTGCACAAAAGGTCTGAAGGTGGTAGGGATCTCGGATCACGATGATCTGGACACTTCCCTTCCGTTCAACTATAGACTTAGAGATCTCGAAGGCTATTTGAAGAATCTTTCCCGACTAAAGGAGAACTCGAGAGTGAAGATCCTCTCAGGACTTGAAGTGGGCCTGCAGTCGTGTGCCAGGGTACCCCCAGAAGGAGATTTCGACTATTTTATATACTCTGTGCACGGAATACCGGGGACAAGAGATCTGGACATCGAAAATGTTTGGACACTATATCTAGAAGAGGCAATTGACGCGATTTCCGAGGTTGAAGAACCAGGCTTCTTTGGCCACATCGATTTCCTTCGAAGATACATTCCGGAACACAGACCTCTGGACAACGATACTCTACTGAACGAGCTATTGAAGAGGCTGATAAAAACCGGTATCGGGATTGAGATTAACACTTCCGGCTGGCGGTATCCTTATGGAGAGCCAAGTCCCCAGCGATGGATAATCGAGAGATACCTCTCACTTGGAGGCAGACTGATCACAACCGGCTCGGATTCTCATCGAAGAGAAGACGTCGGCAGTCACATTGGAGATGCCCTTTTGTTGCTGAGAGAAATCGGGATCAAAGAGATCTTCTACTGTGAAAAGATGAATTATGTGCCATTTCGAATAGCCGACTGCTAA
- a CDS encoding polyhydroxyalkanoic acid system family protein: protein MKELSVIVSHNLGSDRAKRKLVQKIEELQKEFKGKFTLDSLWEDNSLKFQLKAAGLKTDGCLKIFDNSVSLVGTLPLTLTAFRGKIETTLKTELEKILIEGD from the coding sequence TTGAAAGAGCTTTCGGTAATTGTCAGTCACAACCTCGGAAGCGATCGGGCCAAAAGGAAGCTGGTGCAAAAAATCGAAGAACTGCAGAAGGAATTCAAAGGGAAGTTCACCCTCGATTCTCTCTGGGAAGACAACTCCCTGAAGTTCCAGCTGAAAGCGGCCGGACTGAAGACAGACGGTTGCTTGAAGATCTTCGACAATAGCGTATCGCTCGTCGGAACGCTGCCGTTAACACTGACAGCCTTCAGGGGGAAGATCGAGACCACACTGAAGACAGAGCTTGAGAAGATCCTTATAGAAGGTGATTGA
- a CDS encoding 3'-5' exonuclease: protein MKKIYLVIDTETTGSSPLGGDRILEIAAIPIYGNKILQNLSFQSLVNPLVLIPAQITGIHGLKNEDVSQEPTMAEVFPRFRDYVGGATIVGHNIVNDMTFFDIASKETGVLPLANNYIDTIDIAHEVFPEGPYSLKSIAKRLKIRDVPTHRAMDDARVTAKVFLALARRLGGISEMIKYEKKWRG, encoded by the coding sequence ATGAAAAAGATCTACTTAGTCATTGACACAGAGACCACTGGATCGAGTCCCCTGGGAGGAGACAGAATTCTTGAAATAGCGGCGATTCCAATATACGGGAATAAGATCTTGCAAAATCTGTCATTCCAGTCCCTTGTTAACCCGCTAGTCCTGATTCCGGCGCAGATTACCGGGATACACGGACTGAAGAATGAAGATGTCTCTCAAGAACCGACGATGGCCGAGGTTTTTCCAAGATTTCGCGACTATGTTGGTGGAGCGACTATCGTCGGTCATAATATCGTAAACGACATGACCTTCTTTGATATCGCATCAAAGGAAACTGGAGTGCTTCCGCTGGCCAACAATTACATTGATACTATTGACATAGCACATGAGGTTTTTCCCGAGGGACCGTACAGTCTCAAGAGTATTGCCAAGAGGCTTAAGATTAGGGATGTACCTACTCACAGAGCGATGGACGATGCCAGAGTGACTGCAAAGGTTTTCCTGGCACTCGCGAGGCGACTTGGAGGTATTTCCGAGATGATCAAATACGAGAAGAAGTGGAGGGGTTAG
- a CDS encoding PhoH family protein, with translation MIKNFILDTNVLVHDPYCFENFEDNNIIIPFPVLEEIDKLKKNSGSVGQNARKVNRFLDSLRSKGRLTEGVRLESGGTLRIAVFDEFKSKLPPFAASNYKDNAILLYMMELCLVDKLPVILVSKDINMRVKADIMGLKAEDYLHDKVEIDDKLSGINIIDNPSLRDKFIDRDELSADELPEPVGANEFVDFGREIFGRVSPDGERIVPLEITMETSSWGIMPRNNEQMMAMELLLDDDVRVVFIPGMAGTGKTLISLACGLRKVVDEKKYERLMVARPIIPMGQDIGYLPGSMEEKINPWMTPIYDNLYLLFSNRHMDLNAFMKKGEQLQVEVLSYIRGRSIPNQYFIIDEAQNLSPHEIKTIITRVGENTKIVVIGDPYQIDNSYLDAYSNGLTYAASRLTNKSLAGHITLTKGERSELASLAAELL, from the coding sequence TTGATAAAGAACTTTATTCTCGATACCAACGTTCTTGTTCATGATCCTTATTGTTTCGAAAATTTCGAAGACAACAACATCATCATCCCTTTTCCCGTTCTTGAGGAAATAGATAAACTGAAGAAGAACTCCGGATCCGTTGGCCAGAATGCCAGGAAAGTAAATAGATTTCTTGATTCCCTTAGATCAAAAGGCAGGCTTACAGAAGGAGTAAGGCTAGAGTCTGGCGGTACGCTTCGAATTGCGGTATTTGATGAATTCAAGAGCAAGCTCCCGCCGTTTGCTGCAAGCAATTACAAAGACAACGCCATCCTGCTGTATATGATGGAGCTCTGTCTCGTGGACAAACTGCCTGTCATTCTGGTCAGCAAAGACATAAACATGCGTGTGAAGGCCGATATTATGGGACTGAAAGCCGAAGACTATCTACATGACAAGGTGGAGATAGACGATAAGCTGTCGGGAATAAACATCATAGACAATCCTTCTCTCAGGGATAAGTTCATCGACAGGGACGAACTATCGGCAGACGAACTTCCCGAGCCTGTCGGAGCAAATGAATTCGTGGATTTTGGCAGAGAGATCTTTGGAAGGGTGTCTCCCGACGGTGAGAGGATTGTTCCGCTGGAAATTACTATGGAAACAAGCAGTTGGGGGATAATGCCCCGGAACAACGAACAGATGATGGCAATGGAGCTGTTGCTTGACGACGACGTGAGAGTAGTCTTCATACCCGGGATGGCTGGAACGGGCAAGACGCTGATCTCCCTTGCCTGCGGATTGAGAAAGGTTGTTGACGAGAAAAAGTATGAAAGGCTTATGGTTGCCAGGCCGATCATCCCTATGGGACAGGATATAGGCTATCTTCCCGGCTCCATGGAAGAGAAGATAAATCCATGGATGACCCCAATATACGACAACCTCTATTTGTTGTTCAGCAACCGCCACATGGATCTGAATGCGTTCATGAAGAAGGGAGAGCAACTTCAGGTAGAGGTTCTAAGCTATATCAGGGGAAGATCCATACCGAACCAGTATTTCATAATCGACGAGGCTCAGAACCTCTCGCCCCATGAGATCAAGACGATAATTACCAGAGTGGGGGAAAACACTAAGATAGTTGTGATAGGAGACCCATATCAGATTGACAATTCCTACCTCGACGCATACAGTAATGGACTGACATATGCTGCTTCGAGGTTGACAAACAAATCACTGGCAGGCCATATAACCCTAACTAAGGGTGAGCGTTCGGAACTTGCCAGCTTAGCGGCCGAACTGCTATGA
- a CDS encoding DUF4911 domain-containing protein yields the protein MNRVAEYDLFVKIRPEDIHVLCYIAEAEDNLMNIRHVTDEDLLKIIVPADLLDEVKSFLKSIKNRIDLEVVEIRANPGHT from the coding sequence ATGAATAGAGTTGCGGAGTACGATCTCTTTGTCAAGATAAGGCCGGAAGACATTCATGTGCTCTGCTACATTGCCGAAGCTGAAGACAATCTTATGAACATCAGGCATGTCACAGATGAGGACCTTCTGAAAATAATTGTCCCCGCAGATCTGCTGGATGAAGTGAAGAGCTTTCTAAAGAGCATAAAAAACCGTATCGATCTGGAAGTGGTGGAGATTCGTGCGAATCCTGGACATACTTGA